The window taataataaaagtgctacagtatcaaaatttaaaaaaatcacaaactaaacaaaatttaaaaacaaaatGAATACAGTATGAACTAGAAAACCAGGCGCGCCTTTGCCACGCCCTTGTTGGAGTGTAAGACTATCTCCAACAGCACGAAGTCAAATCCAAAACCCATTTGTCGGGTTGGGTCGTGCACAGTAAAAAAAATTCCCCAACAAAAAGATCCAATCTCCAACAGCGGACCCATCCTCACCGCGCTCGCTCCCACCGCGctggccgcgccccgccgcgcctcgccgtgCTCGCTCCCCACCTCGCTGCGCTggctgctgctcgccgtcgtCCGCCGGCCCGCCTCGCCGTCGTTGCCCGTTGGCCCACTTACCGTCGTCGGTCGCTCCTCACCGCGCCCTGCTGCTCGCTCCCAACCTCGCTGCACTGGCTGCAGCTCGCCGTCGTCCTCCGATCTCCCTCACCGTCGTCCGCCGGACTGCCTCGCCGTCATcagccgcgcccccgccgctcCTTGCCGCGAGCTCGCCTCGCGCTCGCTGGCCCCACCCCAAAGCCGCGTcgctccccgccgcgccgctcctcgctGGCCACGGCCCGCCGCACCCCGCCGCGAGCTcgcctcgcgctcgccggcagCTCCCCTTCACTCCCCGCCGCGTGGTTGCCTCGTCTCGCCGACCCCACCACTACAGGTGCAAGAGGTTTGCGTCGCGGTGAGGGCATGACCTTTATTTACGTTCTGGCTTCATGGGAACCCAAAATGGGTACTTGGTTTGTGTTGCCTGTTGGAGAGTGTTTTGGGTAGGGAAAAGGACTGTGCACAACCTAAAATGGATTTGGGTCAAGCTTTGGCTGCTCTGTTGGAGACAGCCTAAGGAGTGGCCAGCCGAATTGAACCATGCGGTCGTGCTGGCATGGTGGCTCGCCGAGCTTGGAGCCGTGCATGAAGCACCACCTAGCTGGGACTCCGACCTCGGTGGCGGCCCCGCACCCTGTGCGCCCGACTGTGGCACGTCACACGCGCCAAACGTGCTGCATGTCACCTGTCTGCCAGTGCAGACTGTGCGCTCGTGCTGACCGCCGGTCACCTGTCACACGCGCCAAACGTGGTGCTTGTCCTGCAAGTGGTTCGCGCGGCATGAGTAGGAGGAGCAAGGCGCGGCCTATCCGTCGTCGTTGAGACGTGAGAGTGTAGGCTGTGTAGCAGGAGGTTGCCGTGACAACGGAGCCGAGTCATTCGCCGGCCGGTCATAAATTGGCCTCGGTAGAACATGGAATTATAGTTGGCCAAATGAGCGGCACGGCACGATCCAACCCGGGCACGGCTAGGCACGGCACGCCCAGCCACGAAAAGGctttcgtgccgtgccgtgccgcccagCGTGCCGTAGCCGAGGCCCAGGCATGGCAATAAAGCCTTTCGGATCGTGCTGTGCCGCctgccgtgcccgtgccgccCAAATGACCCAAGCACGAGTTAAGCACTAAAATAGTACAAAGGCTTGTTCAATAGAGTATATAATCATGAATCAACAGAATACTACAGAATTCAACAGAATACAAGTAAGAACAGAAATCCACCACACAGATACACAATCCATAGCACACAACAGCACACAACAAGAGATAAGAGTCAAATTATTAAAGGATGAGCTGttttgtgcaatgcctgcctcATTAAAAATCTATCTAGGTAAAAACTCACACCTCGTGAGAAAACCCTAGATAGGAAAAAAAGGGTACAGCCCAGCTCATTAAGTTCAATTTCAAGTCTTAGTTCACCTCATACAGTCATACAGTGCAAATAAACTACCCTATTACACAGCAGCTTGTGCTGAATTGTCATCAAGGTACTGATCTTCATAAATTGCCTCCAGGTCACCATCCTCCACCATGTGCTGAGCTCTTTCATCTGCAGCCTCCCAATCCTTGATGCATGTGAGCATTTCTACCATCTCTGGCTTCAACTAACGCCTCCTCTCCTCTATGATCCTGCCAGTTAGACTAAAGGTAGATTCTGAAGAGATGGTAGAAACAGGCACAGTTAAAACATCCCTAGCTAAGATAGAAAGAACTGGATAGCTCTGTTTGTGCTCATGTCACCAGTTTAagatgttgaaatcatcatcaAACTGGCTGACAGTGTCACTATCTAGGTAGGCAGTAAGTTCGGAAGAAATACCATATCCACCACCAGAGCTTGCTGCTTGCAGCAAAGCATTTGCAGATGTCCTTCTACTAAGAGGAGTACTAAAAGAGCCAGCAGTACTAGCACTGCCAAGACCAAATCCAAGAGTAGTAGAAGTAGAAGTAGAACCATCACCAAAGATCTTACCCCATTGAGCTTTTTTCTTACCAGTAGAAGGTTTATGTGTAGGCCTAGCCAATCTAATAGAACCAAACTTGCTTTCATACTTGGCAAACATGTTAGACAATGTAGCTCTCACAGAGGTAAAATAAGCAGAATAGTCAGTACCAGTTAAACTAGAGAGCAGCTTTAGAGCATTGCTAAAACCTTTTATCTTACCTCTAGGATTCATGATGAATGCAATAGAATAAAGCAGAGGTATATCATTCCAGTACTTAAGGTATTTAGATTTCATAGTAACTACCACCTCTCTAAGCATTCTgtcattttcataatttttaagtTTTCCAGCATTTCAATGAGATTATGCAACATAAGTGGAGCAGTGGGATAGTAAACACTAGATAATACAACAGTAGAATCATAAAACAGTTCAAGGAACTCTAGAATTTTTTCAGCAACATACCAATGTCCATCAGTCAAGAGATAAATATTACCTTCTGCCCTAGGGTACTAGGTTTGGATGAACACATCAAAAGTTTGCTTGTGGGGAACAAGATGCTTAAGCATGAGATAGGTGGAGTTCCACCTCACATCCATGTCTAACTGAAATTTTCTAGGCCTCACACCAACAGCAATACAGTAGGACTTATATGTAGCAATGCACTGGTTAGAAGAGTTCACAAATGAAATAGCAGTCCTAAATGCTTTCAAGTAAGGTTTAAGCCTTTTCAAGCCAGACTTAACAATCAAATTAATTATATGGCAAGCACATCTCTGATGTAAGTATTCATCACTAATATAACCTCTAATTAAAGGTGTCAGTGCTTCCATAGCAGAGGCATTAGTAGAAGCATTATCTAGAGTGATAGAGAACATCTTATTAGTCAAGCCAAAGTCTTGGATCACAGAGTGCACACGCTCACCACTATGACTCACATCAATAAGTCTGAGACCCAAGACTCTCTTCTCCAGTTGCCAATCAGTGTTAACATAATGACAAACCACACTAAGGTAATCTTCCTTAGCATTACCAGACCATATATCAGAGGTCAAACCAACAGAGCTAACAGAATTAGAGCTCAAGTACTTCACAAGATCATCACGACGTTCACTAAAGTACTTGGCAATATCTCTAGTAATGGTCTGCCTACTAACAGGAGTGAATCTAGAGTTATGAGCAATCTGAATGTACTCTTTAAATTCATCAATTTCACCAAACCCTAGAAGCGGATCTAGCTTTGCAATCAAACGGCACATTTGAGTACGAGCAACATCAGGACTGTACTCCCAAGTATGCACATTACCGCCAGCATCAAAACTAAGGATCGACTGAGCACCAGACTTATGTTTCTTACAGCAAGTTAGAAGATGCTTAGATGGCCTGTGCCACTACTGGAATAGCCAGAAAGAATGCTCTTGCAGTGATGGCATTTGGCTCCATACCCGACAATCTTACCATTGACCTCCTTGAAGAGCTTCTTGTACTCGTCCCACACCTTGGAGGTGCAGGGCCGTCCCTGCTTCTCGCCGGCATGGCTGACAGTGTCCGGCGCAGCaccggcagctgcaccaccagcGCCAGCATCAGCACCTACACCAGCATCAGCACCGGCACCAGCAACTGGTGGGGGAGGGGGCACGATTACTTCAACATTACCATGCAGGCCAAAAAGCTCCTCCCAGTCCTTCTCCATTCCGTCCTCGTCGTCCCCCTCCAGGCCCATCATCCGCAAGTCGCCGTTGATGGTGTggccctcgtcgtcgtcgtccatggCATGGGGGGTAGGCCTTCGGCGCGTCATGGCTTCACATCAGCCGAGGGGTcaatctagggttagggtttgcatCTGCCGAGGAACTGCGCAGAGGACTAAATCGATCAGAATCAGGAAAAGAAATCAAAACAAAACAGAAAAACCAAGTTTAGGGTTTCCGGACTTACCAGATCCAGAGCACCAAggacgccggcgaggtcgaggaCGGCCGGATCTACGGGATTTATGGAGGGATAGTCGGGTTTGGGGACGGATTTGAGTTGAGGAAGCGAGTCGACCAGTGAAGATGCAAAAAGTAGGGACGAAAACAAAGAGCAGAGGGCGAGTGGGATAGAGTGGACGGCCAACAGGACAACCAGCTTCTGGTGGTGTAGGGcaacggcggcgagccggcgaccggAGTAGGAGAAGAGGGTCAGATCGATatgggaaggagaaggagagagaCGGAGGGGTcaatctagggttagggttaggcgaGGGGAGCGGATGGAGCGAATGGGAGGCGGGGGAGGCCGGAGGGCGCGGCCAGCGCCTTATACCCGCTCCGCCGGGCTGGGCCAGCAGCAGGCctcccaacggctcttttgccTGCGGCCCGACCCGGCCTGGGGAGCGGGCcgtgggccgtgcctgggccgcgtGCCGCCCGTCGGGCCGATCGGGCCGGCCTTTTCGGGACGTGCCTACCTGCCTGGACACGTCCAGCGGGCTGGACCtcaggcccaggcacggcccgtcTTCGGGCCCATGCCGCCCATAACTCGAAAATCCCCGGGCCCGGGCCGTGCTCGTGCCGGGCTTTTTTGGACCGGGCCTCGGGCCCCCATGGGTATCGGGCCAAATGGCCAACTATACGTGGAATCAGGCTGCAAGAGGTTGACACGAGGGATGGCTTGATTAGCCTCCATGTCGTGTCAATTTATCATGTCAAGCACTCAAGCTATCGTTTGGTGGCATGCCATGTCAAGTTATCGTTTGGTGGCATGAGTTTTTTCTCCGATTAGAAGTGTGGCATGCTATAGCTATACATGACCATGAACCAAAAACATTGGTATATCAAACTTGCATAAGCGATCCGACAATCGATCAAAATGCACTTGGTTTCACACAAAAAAGGGTATTATTGATCATCATTAGTCGCAATCGCAAACAATCTAAATAAGCTCAGCTCCTGTTCATGATGGAACACTGTACATCACAAATACGAGACCAGCAGGAGTAAGACATGCCTCCTTGAAGGATTTTAAGCTACTGCATTCAGGAACTTCGCGCACTCAGCAGTGCCGTCAAAAACAAATTCGAGTGTCACTGTCAAGGCAGACGTAGCAGCATTTCTCAGTCCGTACAGTGCAGCGCTACCCAACTCTAGGAGACGGGTaggcggcgcggccgccagCCGGGCCAGCCCAGTCCGCGGTCGACCCCGACCCGGGCCGCTGGGCGCCGcgcccgctccgcgccgccgcggggcgcggGGACGCCGAGCCATCGGGCCTCGTCGTCGCCACAGCGGACCGGGTGGACATGGACTCGACCTCCTCAAGCACCGCGACGACCTCCCGCATGGAGGGCCGGTTCTTGTGGTCGGCGGCGAGACACCGCAGCGCGAGCTGCGCCGCGCGCTGCGCGCCCCGCGACGAGTACTGGCCCTCGAGGCGCGGGTCGACGAGCCGCGGCAGCTTCCTGCGGTCCGCCAGGAAGGGCTTGGCCCAGTCCACCAGGTtgtgctgcgccgccggccggtccGTGTCCAGCGCGCGCAGGCCCGTCAGGATCTCCAGCAGCACCACGCCGAAGCCGTACACGTCGCTCTTCACGTACAGGTGGCCCGTCGCGACGTACTCCGGCGCGGCGTAGCCGTAGGTGCCCATGACGCGGGTGGTGACGTGGCTACTGCCGCCGGCGGGGCCGTCCTTGGCGAGGCCGAAGTCGGAGAGCTTGGCGTTGAAGTGCTGGCCGGGCGGATGAGAAGCAAAGGGGAGTTAGAGGGCACCGTCCATGCGCATGACGGCGGCGCAACGCGAGGCAAGCGACGGGGCGCGGCGTACCGTGTCGAGGAGGATGTTGGAGGCCTTGAAGTCCCGGTAGATGACGTGCTTCTCCGACGAGTGCAGGAAGGCCAGCCCGCGGGCGGCGCCTATGGCGATGCGCAGCCGGAGGCTCCACGGCAGCGGCTGCACGGCTGCTCCGCCCTCTGGTTGATGATGCACAGGAAAACGAAGGAGTTACCTTTGGTGCATCACCGACACATTTTGATTTTGACCTCTGAACAATCAACAATTCGGCTTGCGTGTGCGGACAATGCGACCGACCGACCGTCCATGTGCCACAGCCCACAGCACAAagatcttgtttttttttccatcgTGATTGATCGCCATCTAATGATCGAACTAGTAGTACATTATCGATCCAGGTCAACTTACTGCGTGGCTCGCTTCGGAAGAGGTGGTTCTCCAGGCTGCCCTTGGCCATGTACTCGTACACCAGCAGGAGCTCCTTGTCCTCCCAGCAGTAACCCAGCAGCCTCACCAGATTGGGGTGCGAAAGCCTCCCGAGGAAATTCACCTCCGACTGCACCACCAATCACATTTTTTTCATGACGCATTTTAAACAATAAAAAACACCAAGCACATGAGCAGGATATAAACCAACCAAACGTGCCCATCACTAAGCGCGCAGCATGCGGTGCTACCACTCTGACATTTCCATGTGGATCTCAGTCTCCAATGTCAACACGATTTTTTTGTCGCGAGTGGTGGCGTAGTAGCATTTGCCAGCAATTTGAAGGGAATaaaaaagaagaggaggagcacAGATAGCAGTTGAGAATTATGCCCTGTTGGGAGGAAAAAAACTATGGGGCGTGGGAACACGGTGAGCGTCTGGAAACAAGGACTGCAATGACACGACCTATGCTTCGCGGATAAGTGTTTGCTGATGGCTAAAGTCTACACCTTACCACTGCTTCTGGCATTCGTTCGGCGGTTCTTTTCTGTTTTTCAACAAAGTGAATACGGCAGACTACATGGTTTTTTCTGCTCGGTTAATCAGAAAATGTGTGGAGAGTTGCAGACATTCAGAAGGTTCAGAGGACAACTATGGGTCTATGGCTTGACCAGAACGCGTTCTCACCTGCCATTCCTGCACGCCCTGCAGGCTCTCGGGGTTGAGCTTCTTCACGGCGACGGGCATGCTGCTGCCGGCGCCGTTCCGCGCGGGGCTCAGGGTCCGCTCGTCCACCCAGCCCTTGTGCACGCGCCCGAACCCGCCCTCGCCGAGCACGCTGTCCGCCTTGAAGCTCCGGGTGGCCGCCGTGAGCTCCGCGAACGTGAACACCCGGAGGTTGGGCACCTCCAGGATCCTCCCGTCCAGACCAgcagccccgccgcccccgctcgccgcgcctCTGCCCGCCGGGCGCGGCTTGGCGCCACCCGTGCTGATCGtgggcgcgcccggcggcgagcTACCGGGCAGCCCGGGGCTCACCGCGGCGTTGGACGCGGCCATCACGCGCTTCGCCATTGCAACTGCGAGGATAAACACCATGATCGAGCACGAAGCGCGGCGTCGGCCACGAGAGAGGAAACGGTGCGTTGACACGAACGATTACATACCTTGCGGGTGCGCGTGGTGGGCATGGGCCATTGCCTTGACCGCCCCCACCTCCGGCACGTCGGAGCCGAAGCAACAGTTACCCATGGCCGGGGGGCAAGCTAGCGGCGCTGCCTGCCTCCGAATCTCCGATCCCGTGCCTCTCGATCGTCTTCCTACCGCCGGCCGGGCAGCTGGTGGCTCGGTATATATGGGCTGACTTGTCTCGGCCGCCGTGCTCATCCAGGCGCGCTCCAGCTATTGCTTCGCTTCTCTGTTCCTGTCCGACATCCGAATAACAAAGCAGAGAAAAATGGCCTGGTCGTGGGCGTGGAGAGCGCCAGAGCGGAGACCGGAGGGGAGGGACAAGCTGGAGGACCTACGGACATGCGCGTTAGGGAAGTGGGGGGATCATGCGCTCATGGCCCGGGTGTTACTCGGCACCCGTGCAGCTGGCCACAAGCCACGTATCCGTATCCCAGTCCACGGACAGGACGAGCGTGTGTTACCTTCAGAACGGCAGACGGCAGCAAACTACGGGGAGGTAAGTCACTCTCGTGTCTTTCCAATCTGCTGTTTCTCCTGCGTCATTCACATTGATTGGAGCTGGCCAATGGAACTCAGCGCGCGGTCATGTTCTTGGAAACTGTCACCCCGGTCACGGCTTGTAGCTGAAGCATGTCCTCTAGTATTATTCCTGGCCATATGAAGAATTGGTGGTAGCTTTCAATGCAATTTTTGCACCAGGTGTGTGATCTAAGCTACAAAAGAGAACGCATATGAAaaataagggtgtgtttagtttattttgcaaaaagatGTAAAGAtggcatttgaagtattaaatgaagtctatttgcaaaactttttgcatagatgggttgtaaatcgcgagacgaatctaatgatgctaattaatccatgtttaatcaataattagcggatagttactgtagcatcactgttgcaaaatcatggattaagtaggctcattagattcgtctcgcgatttacagtccatccatgcaaaaaattttgtaaatagacttcatttagtgcttcaaattagtaagattccgtttcactttaatgcgtttacagCTTTTTTGCGTTTTcatgtaaagaactaaacagagcctaagTGTGTTTTTGTTTCCACAGTTATCCTAGTTGGTTCTTTGCTCGAGCTTTTTAGTAGCTTCCGATCCATCCTTTCTTCCTAGGGTttcataattcataatttgaagGTAAACATGTAGCTTGTGCGAATTAGAGCTGAAATTGTCTTGGAACAAGCTCTGTCCAAAAAGGTAAAACCTCAATTCTAAGGTTCTAACACTCTGCCCCGGTTTCAAATGATGAAGTTCCTTGATTTCTATGTGATTAAACAGTAGCTCCACACAACATTGAATATTTGCATGTTTCAAAGAGGCATTTATACTGTAAAAAATACAGATATTTGTTTTGACATGAAAATTTATACAAATCTTGCAGATGGTAGAATAAATGAATAATGCaaatcctcgcaaaaaaaaaacaatgcaaaTGGCAGTTCAGCTATTTTCTACGTCAAGGTAAGCAGCACTAACTGGCGGCCCATTAGGTGTCAAAAAAAACTGGCGGCCCATTAACGCGTGTAAAGTTTCCCGGGCCTAATTTAGGTGCACCCTGAAGCGCGAACCCAGCACACGGCCCGCTTCTTCGACGTTCCACAACTCACACGAATCCACCGACCCAACCACGCGTCGCGGATGCCGCACCCACCCGGTCGCTGTCCCTGCTTTTCCCCGTTCACGCACACCCACGCGGCCGCGCACCCCGCAAAACGGCAAAACCCAACCACCGTTCCACTTTCCACCACCCTCCGCCTCCGCTCCCCCGGGATTCGAAAGCCACCGTCCTGTCCCCCCGCAAAACCCTAGCTCCAGCCACCATGAAGGGCAAGGCCGACGCCTCGAAGAAGGGCGAGGGCAGGTAGGAtctccgcgcccgcgcctggcGCCGGTCACGGTGCCGGAGCGAGAGTTTCCCCTTTACTTTCTGATGGCGGGGCGGTGCTCCTGCTCACGCTTCTGTTTGGTGGTGGTTGCAGGCTcaaggccggcggtggcgccggcaaGCGGAAGAAGGCCGCTGCCAGCGGCAAGCCCAAGCGCCCGCCCTCCGCCTTCTTCGTCTTCATGTGAGTTCTCGCCCCCTCAACGAGTCATTGCTCACTCAGAGCTCCAGATCTGTTATCTGTTTCTCTTGGAGGTTTTGCGGATTCCCCCCCTCTGTATAGCGTGTTTTGACGTTTGTTTGCACTGCAGGTCTGAATTCAGGCAGCAGTACAATGCACAGCACCCTGATAACAAGAGCGTCGCCGCCGTGAGTTACCTTGCACTCTGCTCTCCCCTGTTATTTTGTTCTGGTTATTTGCAGATGTCTTATTTGTTCGTGTTGGTGGGTTATATTAGGTGAGCAAAGCAGCAGGGGAAAAGTGGCGTTCTATGTCAGACGAAGTGAGTAGATCTCTCGAATATTACCAACCTTTTGTtttggatctagatctataGTGCATTTAGTCAATAGTAGTTTTCTAACATGACAGTGTGATGCTTTCATGTTTATAAACAATGTTGAAGTATATAAATAGTTGAAGACGTGTGGTTATTACATCTGGaataaatgaaataaaatagAGAAAGTAGAGGTCGAGTTAGACCTGAATAGTAGACTTAAACGCCCATATTTAGGTTTCAAAAGTGTTCAGCACTGTATCTCGGAAACCCAGCTCTTATATTATAATGGCTAATGTGTATGTTGTTTTGTTTCTGGAATAAACTATCATTAGGAGAAGCAACCCTACGTGGACCAAGCTGGGCAGAAGAAGCAGGACTATGAGAAGACCAAGGCCAACTTTGATAAGAAGGTAATTTTGGAATGGTGGAGCATGTTCAATCattctttttgtttgtttgttatgCTGTAATTTGAGTCTTCATCTTCCTTAGGAGAGCACAAGCTCAAAGAAGGCTAAGACTCAGGATGACGATGGCTCTGACAAATCAAAGTCTGAGGTTGATGATGAGGATGGCGGGAGTGATGAGGTATAGAAAATTAAGAAATTTTATGGATGATATATGTGTTCGGTGCT is drawn from Panicum virgatum strain AP13 chromosome 1N, P.virgatum_v5, whole genome shotgun sequence and contains these coding sequences:
- the LOC120656766 gene encoding HMG1/2-like protein — translated: MKGKADASKKGEGRLKAGGGAGKRKKAAASGKPKRPPSAFFVFMSEFRQQYNAQHPDNKSVAAVSKAAGEKWRSMSDEEKQPYVDQAGQKKQDYEKTKANFDKKESTSSKKAKTQDDDGSDKSKSEVDDEDGGSDEENDEDE
- the LOC120656765 gene encoding probable serine/threonine-protein kinase PIX13 is translated as MSTAAETSQPIYTEPPAARPAVGRRSRGTGSEIRRQAAPLACPPAMGNCCFGSDVPEVGAVKAMAHAHHAHPQVAMAKRVMAASNAAVSPGLPGSSPPGAPTISTGGAKPRPAGRGAASGGGGAAGLDGRILEVPNLRVFTFAELTAATRSFKADSVLGEGGFGRVHKGWVDERTLSPARNGAGSSMPVAVKKLNPESLQGVQEWQSEVNFLGRLSHPNLVRLLGYCWEDKELLLVYEYMAKGSLENHLFRSEPRKGGAAVQPLPWSLRLRIAIGAARGLAFLHSSEKHVIYRDFKASNILLDTHFNAKLSDFGLAKDGPAGGSSHVTTRVMGTYGYAAPEYVATGHLYVKSDVYGFGVVLLEILTGLRALDTDRPAAQHNLVDWAKPFLADRRKLPRLVDPRLEGQYSSRGAQRAAQLALRCLAADHKNRPSMREVVAVLEEVESMSTRSAVATTRPDGSASPRPAAARSGRGAQRPGSGSTADWAGPAGGRAAYPSPRVG